One genomic region from Candidatus Mesenet endosymbiont of Agriotes lineatus encodes:
- a CDS encoding ankyrin repeat domain-containing protein translates to MKQNLHLEIIRCFISNAEVDVNTQGINGKTALHYAIESDDLALVDLLFNKKNVNPFIKDDTGKAPLDYAQEENKTRVLQALINNKYGPDGDSLLHLAAAVGEVKAVRYLIEKGVDVNLRNAAHHTPLHLAAGAGHKSIIEILVEEGGAEIDVFDARNQTPLHYAVNNKRLKTVELLIQLKANVNAVSVGQSSTGLSPLHIAVSNSSYDERDLCLDVVKCLISTPECRVNPQDHENQTPLHYAVDGGGLSTTDVLLTRKDIDPLMKDDNGKTPFEYAVEENKQEIVKALRENRYGVDNNHLLHLAVQKGYTEIINILIKTGEDINVLNNKNQSPIYFAAEQGHLNAVELLLKKGASPAVALYCAIKANNLELLKVLLIRKDVDLFGRDNEGKTPIDYTKENPVMFYMLSKCAEVIEKRNNHNKKVKLCTVLTLAVIGSMTVIFTIAVGMYTTIAGVFTAVAIVALSQLMQRSIDNNCQQGVLKALSETNKEPATLVDYDERENPWQSNNLVLMQ, encoded by the coding sequence ATCAAACAAAATCTCCATTTAGAAATAATTAGATGCTTTATTAGCAACGCAGAAGTAGATGTTAATACTCAAGGGATAAATGGCAAAACTGCTCTCCATTATGCTATAGAATCTGATGATTTAGCTTTAGTAGATCTCTTATTTAACAAGAAAAACGTTAATCCTTTCATTAAAGATGATACAGGTAAAGCCCCGCTTGATTACGCTCAAGAAGAAAATAAAACAAGAGTATTACAAGCTTTAATCAATAATAAGTATGGACCTGATGGCGATAGCTTACTTCATTTAGCAGCAGCAGTTGGTGAAGTTAAGGCAGTAAGATATTTAATTGAAAAAGGTGTAGATGTTAACTTACGCAATGCTGCGCACCATACACCCTTACACTTAGCCGCAGGAGCAGGACATAAAAGTATTATTGAGATCTTAGTAGAGGAAGGGGGAGCAGAAATCGATGTTTTTGATGCAAGAAATCAAACTCCTTTACATTACGCTGTAAATAATAAGAGATTAAAAACAGTAGAGCTGTTAATTCAGCTTAAGGCCAATGTCAACGCAGTCAGTGTTGGTCAAAGTTCCACAGGATTATCACCACTTCATATTGCAGTAAGTAATAGCAGTTATGATGAAAGAGATCTCTGCCTTGATGTAGTTAAGTGTTTAATCAGTACTCCTGAGTGTAGAGTTAATCCCCAAGACCATGAGAACCAAACTCCTTTGCATTATGCTGTAGATGGTGGTGGACTGAGTACCACAGATGTTTTACTCACCAGAAAAGATATAGATCCACTGATGAAAGATGATAATGGTAAGACTCCATTTGAATATGCGGTTGAGGAAAATAAGCAGGAGATAGTAAAGGCCTTAAGAGAAAACAGATACGGAGTTGATAATAACCATCTATTACATTTAGCGGTGCAAAAAGGATACACTGAAATTATCAATATTCTAATAAAAACGGGGGAGGATATTAATGTTTTAAATAACAAGAACCAATCACCAATATATTTTGCGGCAGAGCAAGGACATTTAAATGCGGTAGAGTTACTGCTTAAAAAAGGAGCAAGCCCTGCAGTTGCCCTTTACTGTGCAATTAAAGCAAATAACCTCGAGTTACTTAAGGTCTTATTGATCAGAAAAGATGTGGATCTATTTGGTAGGGATAATGAAGGCAAAACTCCTATAGATTATACGAAAGAAAATCCTGTGATGTTTTATATGCTTAGTAAATGTGCAGAAGTGATAGAAAAGAGAAATAATCATAATAAAAAGGTGAAGCTCTGTACTGTTCTCACTCTTGCAGTTATAGGTTCAATGACAGTAATTTTTACTATAGCAGTAGGAATGTATACCACCATAGCCGGAGTATTCACAGCAGTTGCTATAGTGGCTTTAAGTCAACTTATGCAAAGATCAATTGATAATAACTGTCAGCAAGGGGTTTTAAAAGCGCTGTCAGAAACCAATAAAGAACCTGCTACTTTAGTTGATTATGATGAGCGAGAAAATCCATGGCAATCAAATAATTTGGTGCTAATGCAATGA
- a CDS encoding DNA modification methylase, whose protein sequence is MNLKIHYYPVENLIEYERNPRKNDVVVSKMCAAIAEFGFRIPIIAKSDGMVIDGHLRLKAARKLGLETVPVVFADNLNDAQTKAFRLLANQSANWAKWDNDLLELEFKDLEELNFDLKLTGFELDKVQKFFADESNEEEDFSHLTDNEDKPVVTKPGDLWILGNHRIYCGDSRLDSSFKAVLDEQVADITFCDPPYNVAYGNSQERDDRKILNDDQGEKFELFLYDICSHILAYTKGAIYICTASAELATLQKAFKEAGGHWSTFIIWAKNHFTLGRADYQRQYEAILYGWKEGNERRWYGGRSQSDLWYYDKPTCNTLHPTMKPLELIEKAIINSSNPGDIVLDPFAGSGSTLIACERRERMCRTIELDPAYVDITIKRWQMYTGRAAILAASGKTFLQIQEQVLEKW, encoded by the coding sequence ATGAATCTTAAAATCCATTATTATCCAGTTGAAAATCTCATTGAGTATGAGCGCAATCCCCGTAAAAACGACGTAGTGGTAAGTAAAATGTGTGCTGCTATTGCTGAGTTTGGCTTTCGTATACCTATTATTGCTAAAAGTGATGGTATGGTAATTGATGGTCATTTACGTCTTAAAGCTGCAAGAAAATTAGGATTAGAGACAGTTCCAGTGGTATTTGCTGATAATTTAAATGATGCTCAAACTAAAGCTTTTCGTCTTCTTGCTAATCAATCTGCTAATTGGGCTAAATGGGATAACGATCTTTTAGAGCTTGAATTTAAGGATTTAGAAGAGTTAAACTTTGATCTTAAACTCACTGGTTTTGAGTTAGATAAAGTACAAAAGTTTTTTGCTGATGAAAGTAATGAGGAGGAGGATTTTTCTCATTTAACTGATAATGAAGATAAACCAGTAGTAACAAAACCAGGGGATTTATGGATACTTGGTAATCATCGTATTTACTGTGGTGATAGTAGACTAGATAGTTCTTTTAAAGCTGTTTTAGATGAGCAAGTGGCAGATATTACCTTCTGTGATCCTCCATATAATGTTGCTTATGGTAATAGCCAAGAAAGAGATGATAGGAAAATATTAAATGATGATCAGGGTGAAAAATTTGAGTTATTTCTCTATGACATTTGTTCCCACATTTTAGCCTATACCAAAGGGGCAATTTATATCTGTACAGCATCAGCCGAACTTGCAACCCTGCAGAAGGCGTTTAAAGAAGCAGGAGGACATTGGTCAACGTTTATCATTTGGGCTAAAAATCACTTTACACTCGGGAGAGCTGATTATCAACGTCAGTATGAAGCAATACTCTATGGTTGGAAAGAAGGTAATGAACGTAGATGGTATGGAGGACGCAGTCAAAGTGATCTATGGTACTACGACAAACCTACCTGTAATACGCTGCATCCAACCATGAAACCTTTAGAGCTAATAGAAAAGGCGATAATAAACAGTAGCAATCCAGGAGATATCGTCCTTGATCCCTTTGCTGGCTCTGGTAGTACACTTATTGCTTGTGAACGTAGGGAAAGAATGTGCCGAACAATTGAGCTTGATCCTGCTTATGTTGATATAACGATTAAACGTTGGCAGATGTATACTGGCAGGGCAGCAATATTGGCAGCGAGTGGTAAGACATTTTTGCAAATTCAAGAACAAGTCTTAGAAAAGTGGTAA
- a CDS encoding Holliday junction resolvase, with translation MSILTLDLGQQTGWAILEGGVIESGSKSFHVSRFSGGGMQFLNFSNWLNSLKQKFSNISVVYFEEVRRHLGTDAAHIYGGFLAHLTAWCELCLIKVLLQKAFYHSNASKSAVIAAIKNKGFTPSDDNEADSLALLFYAMNLNNNINNLSSLEAC, from the coding sequence ATGTCGATACTCACATTAGATTTAGGACAACAAACTGGTTGGGCAATTTTAGAAGGAGGAGTGATTGAAAGTGGTAGTAAGAGTTTTCATGTTAGTCGCTTTAGTGGTGGAGGAATGCAGTTTTTAAACTTTAGTAATTGGCTTAATTCTTTAAAACAGAAGTTTTCAAATATAAGTGTTGTCTATTTTGAAGAGGTAAGAAGACATCTTGGCACTGATGCTGCTCATATCTATGGAGGCTTCTTAGCCCATCTTACTGCTTGGTGTGAGCTTTGCCTTATCAAGGTGTTGCTGCAAAAAGCATTTTATCACAGTAATGCCAGTAAAAGTGCAGTGATTGCTGCAATAAAAAATAAAGGTTTTACCCCAAGTGATGACAACGAAGCTGATAGTTTAGCACTACTATTTTATGCTATGAATTTAAATAATAATATTAATAACTTAAGTAGTTTAGAAGCCTGTTAA